The genomic stretch GATGCGCACTATACTCCGCGTTCGCTTCGATGCAACCTCTTTTTGCAAATAGTTTACGCTTTTGCCGACGGGTGATGGAAATGTCGGCATTACGTTGCTTTTTTAGACTGCCGAGTGTCGTTTTGATGCGATGCGTTTTATTCTCACCGCCTGTTTGTTATCGTTCTGCGTGGTTTCACACTCAAGCAAGAAGAGAGCACGGAAATGAAAGGATGGTGGGGGAAGTACGTGTTGACCGGGGTCGTCATCGCCATACTGGCCGGTTGTCAGACCCGACCCAGCGATCGTGGTCAGCAATATAAAGATGGCCGTCTCGATCAGCCGCTGGAATGGGTCAACGCGCCGAACGCTAACGGCAAGCCGGTAAACACGGTCGATTTTTCCCAACAGATCAGCCAGATTCAGGCATCCTCTCCCGGACTCTACTCCCGCAACAGCGATATTTTTCAGGCCATCCAGAACTGGATTCAGGCTGGCGGCGATACCCGCCAACTGACGCAGTTCGGCCTCGGCGCCTGGCAGATGGAAGGCGTCGACAGCTTTGGCAACGTGCAGTTTACCGGCTACTACACCCCGGTGGTGCAGGCGCGCCACTACCGTCAGGGCGAGTTCCGTTTCCCACTGTACGCCATGCCTCGCGTACGCAAGAACGGCCGTCTGCCGGATCGCTCCGCCATTTATTCCGGCGCGCTGAGCAACGAACTGGCTATCGCCTGGACTAATTCGCTGATGGACAACTTCATGATGGAAGTGCAGGGCAGCGGTTATGTGGATTTCGGCGATGGCAGCCCGTTGACCTTTTTCGGTTATGCCGGCAAAAACGGTCATGCTTACCGCAGTATCGGCAAAGTGTTGATTGATCGCGGCGAGGTGCCCAGAGAAGAGATGTCGATGCAGGCCATCCGACAGTGGGCCGACCGGCACACCGAAGCGGAAGTCCGGGAATTACTGGTGCAGAACCCCTCTTTCGTGTTCTTTAAACCAATGGCGTCGATGCCGGTGAAGGGCGCCAGCGCGGTGCCGTTGGTAGCTAAAGCGTCTGTGGCGTCTGACCGCTCGCTGATCCCGGCCGGCACCACGTTGCTGGCG from Dickeya fangzhongdai encodes the following:
- the mltA gene encoding murein transglycosylase A, whose amino-acid sequence is MKGWWGKYVLTGVVIAILAGCQTRPSDRGQQYKDGRLDQPLEWVNAPNANGKPVNTVDFSQQISQIQASSPGLYSRNSDIFQAIQNWIQAGGDTRQLTQFGLGAWQMEGVDSFGNVQFTGYYTPVVQARHYRQGEFRFPLYAMPRVRKNGRLPDRSAIYSGALSNELAIAWTNSLMDNFMMEVQGSGYVDFGDGSPLTFFGYAGKNGHAYRSIGKVLIDRGEVPREEMSMQAIRQWADRHTEAEVRELLVQNPSFVFFKPMASMPVKGASAVPLVAKASVASDRSLIPAGTTLLAEVPLLDNQGKFTGKYEMRLMVALDVGGAIKGQHFDIYQGIGADAGHAAGFYNHYGRVWVLRNAQSSSAMPLLSAGNSTGAGGLVSSSN